The Tenacibaculum jejuense genome includes a window with the following:
- a CDS encoding thioredoxin family protein, translating to MKNIFLVAVFVLTAITAKAQEVNWMSFEKAIELNKTTPKPILVDLYTDWCGWCKRMDATTYKNEVIVKFINDNYYAVKMDGEGKGDITFKGKTFKFVQQGKSKYHQLAATIMNGKMSYPSTAFFNAEEQLIQTVPGYLQKERFEKILSYFSGEAYKTTPWKDFEKNFKSSL from the coding sequence ATGAAAAATATTTTTTTAGTTGCTGTTTTTGTATTAACAGCGATCACAGCAAAAGCACAGGAAGTAAATTGGATGTCTTTCGAGAAGGCAATAGAATTAAATAAAACTACACCTAAACCTATTTTAGTAGATTTATATACAGACTGGTGTGGCTGGTGTAAACGAATGGACGCCACAACTTATAAAAATGAAGTTATCGTAAAATTTATTAACGATAATTATTACGCTGTTAAAATGGATGGAGAAGGAAAAGGTGACATCACTTTTAAGGGTAAAACCTTTAAATTTGTACAACAAGGAAAAAGTAAATATCACCAGTTAGCTGCAACGATAATGAACGGGAAAATGAGTTATCCTTCTACAGCTTTTTTTAATGCAGAAGAACAGTTAATTCAAACAGTTCCTGGGTATTTACAAAAAGAAAGATTTGAAAAAATATTATCTTATTTCAGTGGAGAAGCTTACAAAACAACTCCATGGAAAGACTTCGAAAAAAACTTCAAAAGTTCTTTGTAA
- a CDS encoding ComEC/Rec2 family competence protein — MKNLLRYIPMHILLCVIFGIYIQHKYSLIITHNLILFLGVCLFLIFLNLVRILKRTTYQKFSFALCFIVLGMTTKFITNDMNSKKFYTNFLSSENTIVLEISNQLKSNSYSHKFIANIIQVNDKSSSGKVILYLDKSYDFDTINFSHLIIPQAKLQYISNAKNPHEFNYAEYLKNQGIIHQLHLNKGSFTTVKNDRISLSKFVLTLRKQIQKSLKKYSFSKDQLAVTNALLLGQRQDLSSELKENYTKAGAIHILAISGLHIGIVCYLLNFLLTCLLPLKKSKYLRVVLTLILLWFFAFFTGMSASVVRATTMFTFIMIGNQIKRNQPVEFSLVSSMLCILLVEPMFLFDIGFQLSYLAVFGIIWIQPLLKKLWTPRTFFLNKFWKLTTVSMAAQISTLPISLYYFHQFPSLFLIANLFIIPCIGFILSLGLIVLILAYCEILPEFLVTLYSSIISWMNLIISKVASYEDFIFSHIHLPFRNMILYYIIMLIIISLLKKFKLKLLFILLGCILCLQSLYIFQRHEIKSQQEIIVFHKNKHSLIGIRNSNSIDLISNLDSLAISKLKFFDAYKTKENIKNHTKSSKKEVIGFLNYKYLIIDSLAIYPKKKLENTIVILKNSPKLNLERLIKEINPKLIISDGSNYKSYIKRWSEICAIQKTPFHNTNEDGAYILKK, encoded by the coding sequence ATGAAAAATTTACTTAGGTATATACCTATGCATATATTGCTATGTGTAATTTTTGGTATATACATACAACACAAGTACTCACTTATTATTACCCACAATTTAATATTATTTTTAGGGGTATGTTTATTCTTAATTTTTTTAAACTTAGTACGTATATTGAAACGTACAACGTATCAAAAGTTTAGCTTCGCTTTATGCTTTATTGTTTTAGGTATGACTACTAAATTCATAACAAACGATATGAATTCAAAAAAGTTCTATACCAATTTTCTATCTTCTGAAAATACTATTGTACTAGAGATAAGTAATCAATTAAAATCTAATAGTTACTCTCATAAATTTATTGCAAATATTATTCAAGTAAATGATAAAAGTTCTAGCGGAAAAGTGATTCTATACCTTGATAAATCGTATGATTTTGATACTATAAATTTTAGTCATTTAATAATCCCTCAAGCTAAATTGCAATACATATCCAATGCCAAAAACCCTCATGAATTTAACTATGCAGAATATTTGAAAAACCAAGGAATAATTCATCAATTACATCTAAATAAAGGCAGTTTTACAACTGTAAAAAACGACAGGATTTCATTATCTAAATTCGTTTTAACTTTAAGAAAACAAATACAAAAGAGCCTTAAAAAATATTCTTTCTCAAAAGATCAATTAGCTGTTACTAATGCATTGCTATTAGGTCAACGTCAAGACCTATCTTCAGAATTAAAAGAAAATTACACAAAAGCTGGAGCTATTCATATTTTAGCTATATCAGGCTTACACATTGGAATTGTATGCTACTTATTAAACTTTCTTTTAACATGCTTATTACCATTAAAAAAAAGTAAATACTTAAGGGTTGTTTTGACTTTAATACTTTTATGGTTTTTCGCATTTTTCACAGGGATGTCAGCATCTGTTGTAAGAGCAACAACAATGTTTACTTTTATCATGATTGGAAATCAAATTAAGAGAAATCAACCTGTTGAATTTTCTTTAGTAAGCTCTATGTTATGTATACTTTTAGTAGAGCCGATGTTTCTATTCGATATAGGATTCCAATTGAGTTATTTAGCCGTATTTGGTATCATCTGGATTCAACCTCTTCTGAAGAAACTTTGGACACCCAGAACATTCTTTTTAAATAAATTTTGGAAATTAACAACAGTTTCTATGGCTGCACAAATAAGTACATTACCTATTAGTCTTTATTATTTTCATCAGTTTCCAAGTTTATTTTTAATCGCTAACTTATTTATTATACCTTGTATTGGTTTTATTTTAAGTTTAGGTTTAATTGTTCTAATATTAGCTTACTGTGAAATACTACCTGAGTTTTTAGTGACTCTTTACAGTAGCATCATATCATGGATGAACCTAATCATTAGTAAAGTTGCTTCGTATGAAGATTTTATCTTTAGTCATATTCATCTTCCTTTTCGGAATATGATTCTATATTATATTATAATGTTAATTATAATTTCACTTCTCAAAAAATTCAAATTAAAACTGCTTTTCATTTTATTAGGATGCATACTGTGTTTACAATCGCTTTATATTTTTCAAAGACATGAAATAAAATCACAACAAGAGATTATAGTATTTCATAAAAATAAGCATTCATTAATTGGTATACGAAATAGTAACTCAATTGATTTGATCAGTAATCTTGATAGTTTAGCTATTTCTAAATTAAAGTTTTTTGATGCCTATAAAACAAAAGAAAACATCAAAAATCACACTAAGTCATCCAAAAAAGAAGTCATTGGATTTTTAAATTATAAATATCTTATTATAGATAGTTTAGCGATTTATCCAAAAAAGAAATTAGAAAATACAATTGTTATATTGAAGAACTCTCCAAAATTGAATTTAGAACGTCTTATAAAAGAAATAAATCCAAAATTAATTATTAGTGATGGATCAAATTATAAAAGTTATATAAAACGTTGGTCAGAAATTTGCGCTATACAAAAAACACCATTTCATAATACAAATGAAGATGGTGCTTATATTTTAAAAAAGTAA
- a CDS encoding polysaccharide lyase family 7 protein has protein sequence MKTLITLNSKHKYYTMLAFLIFLSCTDNSMELNDLGINVEEQHQSLKNKIIDVNEISVSANGDDGNIPSNTLDGNLNTRWSSKGRTGKYITYDLGKIRKIDAIRIAWFKGNQRKTFFQVAVGNSTSSLTTILNRKSNGSSGNSNGFEFYELPDTEGRFLRIRGFGNSSNDWNSITEIEILTTTSNGSTAVIQVPSRIQAEDFTSQKGTQTEATSDTGGGLNVGYIDAGDYLEYEIDVPETKDYNFEFRVASLNKTIRFDVISNGNRLAGISKATTNGWQNWITTKKTIRLNKGIQTLRLLATDGGWNINWLEIKEDQSNPDPNPTPGSSPASILGGLKNWKLNGYSGTFQLGASNNGLTYVDKTPNLQTFSNPEWFYTDGTWTYFKAYPGNPTSSGSGNPRSELRELTTNGNANIYWDGTTSKEHRMIWKVKVDRLPQSGKVCFGQIHDKTDKFDDVIRVQCQGDPFQTSGEITLRINGYVTEVLEGGGKSVGKIRIGEELYYELTYQNSVVKLYELNSSGSRVKTIFTSKKAAAKENYFKAGCYLQSVKGKKAKGPNDFGLVGIKELKIFH, from the coding sequence ATGAAAACCCTCATTACTTTAAACAGTAAGCATAAGTATTACACTATGCTGGCATTTTTAATTTTTCTGTCATGTACAGATAATTCAATGGAACTAAATGATCTTGGTATCAATGTTGAAGAGCAGCATCAGTCTTTAAAAAATAAAATAATAGATGTAAATGAAATTTCAGTCTCTGCAAACGGTGATGATGGAAATATTCCATCAAATACATTAGATGGTAACCTGAATACTAGATGGTCATCAAAAGGAAGAACTGGGAAATATATTACCTACGATTTAGGAAAAATAAGAAAAATAGATGCAATTAGAATAGCTTGGTTTAAAGGAAACCAAAGAAAAACTTTTTTTCAAGTTGCAGTTGGTAACTCAACATCGTCGCTAACCACTATTTTAAATAGAAAATCAAATGGTTCATCAGGTAATTCTAACGGTTTTGAGTTTTACGAATTACCAGATACAGAAGGAAGATTTTTAAGAATTAGAGGTTTTGGTAATTCTAGTAATGATTGGAATAGTATTACTGAGATAGAAATTTTAACAACGACATCAAATGGTTCAACAGCTGTTATTCAAGTTCCTTCTAGAATTCAAGCTGAAGATTTTACATCACAAAAAGGAACTCAAACTGAGGCTACAAGTGATACTGGCGGAGGTTTAAATGTTGGTTATATAGATGCAGGTGATTATTTAGAGTATGAAATTGATGTGCCTGAAACGAAAGATTATAATTTTGAATTTAGAGTAGCATCACTAAATAAAACTATTCGATTTGATGTAATTAGTAACGGAAACAGACTAGCAGGTATTAGTAAGGCAACAACAAACGGTTGGCAAAATTGGATTACAACAAAAAAGACAATCCGTTTGAATAAAGGAATACAAACATTACGTTTATTGGCTACAGATGGTGGATGGAATATTAACTGGTTAGAAATTAAAGAAGATCAATCAAACCCAGATCCAAATCCGACACCAGGAAGTTCACCTGCTTCAATACTTGGAGGTTTAAAAAATTGGAAGCTTAATGGCTATTCAGGAACATTTCAATTAGGGGCTTCTAATAATGGGCTAACTTATGTAGATAAAACCCCAAATTTACAGACATTCAGTAATCCAGAATGGTTTTACACAGATGGAACTTGGACTTACTTTAAGGCTTATCCAGGAAATCCAACTTCGAGTGGTTCTGGTAACCCAAGATCTGAATTAAGAGAACTAACAACTAACGGAAATGCAAATATTTATTGGGATGGAACTACTAGTAAAGAACACAGAATGATCTGGAAAGTAAAAGTAGACCGTTTACCACAATCAGGTAAAGTTTGCTTTGGTCAAATACACGATAAAACAGATAAGTTTGATGATGTAATACGTGTTCAATGTCAAGGAGACCCTTTTCAAACTTCAGGAGAAATTACTTTAAGAATAAATGGTTATGTAACTGAGGTATTAGAAGGAGGAGGTAAGTCTGTTGGGAAAATTAGAATAGGAGAAGAATTATACTATGAGCTTACTTATCAAAACAGTGTAGTAAAACTTTACGAATTAAATAGTAGTGGATCAAGAGTAAAAACAATTTTCACTTCTAAAAAAGCAGCTGCTAAAGAAAATTATTTTAAAGCAGGTTGTTATTTGCAATCTGTAAAAGGGAAAAAAGCAAAAGGACCAAACGATTTTGGATTGGTAGGAATAAAAGAATTAAAAATATTTCATTAG
- a CDS encoding right-handed parallel beta-helix repeat-containing protein, translating into MDKININFKLYLVLLITCFSCSKDEVINVGQEGEDGNTPDEVINTQPCDFKLTNLSSNSKKTIDCTLDLQGETVSIPDGVELVFNKGKIINGKLNFTSNGIIDSRLLTSSVSISGDVSLKNNYFNFLPDNWNIIQGKVSDEIANTNKENLQKVIDLSKDLGATTFVIDKLDAYFKIGIEQGGRGLDKDAIHLPSDFHLKMTNDTFLRVQPFKIPWGVLISVFEKNNVTITGGNLIGDRFEHDYSPYKDAHGISRDTHEWPTLITIAGSENIQVNRTNLKASTGDCIVIGAVGDEGSRTNPNALWNKKISIENCVIDEGRRNNISITDGEDITIKNNQIKNTGLGEVLRDDNGNIIYNSSGTNPKYGIDIEPYIEYSSFNFDSAIKYEWVENVSIDNNTFTNNQNGSIIVFTGDKVNINGNVSDHSIAQRHTRRSSITNNTIEARDNVKGTRIGIQTSDFRLYTDFVGGNLQQYAIENHVGNNTVKGFATGMKVFGGRANISQNKVIDCKVGLIIEKAEDVEVFDNTYTSIEPNSAGIIFGVYSNNIKIHDEKVDVEGRFLFVNGFNRPIPNLTNDFSSYTTEISRCVLNGKKTSRIFNAVGISLINNTINTGLEIIKSDRIKFNQNTIDAKNVTGVIVDESINSTIINNNFTLTDSYELIEMKNIPSGANNTVSGNTRN; encoded by the coding sequence ATGGATAAAATAAATATCAATTTTAAACTATATCTAGTACTTCTTATAACATGCTTTTCATGCTCAAAAGATGAAGTTATTAATGTTGGTCAAGAAGGAGAAGATGGAAATACACCAGACGAAGTTATTAATACTCAACCATGTGATTTTAAATTAACTAATCTTTCTTCAAACTCAAAAAAAACAATAGACTGTACTTTAGATTTACAAGGAGAAACAGTCTCTATTCCAGATGGAGTAGAATTGGTTTTTAATAAAGGTAAAATTATCAACGGAAAATTAAACTTTACATCTAATGGAATAATTGATAGTCGATTATTAACCAGTTCTGTTAGTATTTCTGGTGATGTGAGTTTAAAGAATAACTATTTTAACTTTCTACCAGATAACTGGAACATTATTCAAGGAAAAGTATCCGACGAAATTGCAAATACCAATAAAGAGAACTTACAGAAAGTAATAGATTTATCAAAAGATTTAGGCGCTACTACTTTCGTTATTGATAAACTTGACGCTTATTTTAAAATCGGTATTGAGCAAGGTGGTAGAGGATTAGACAAAGACGCTATTCACTTACCTTCAGATTTCCATCTAAAAATGACAAATGATACTTTTTTAAGAGTTCAACCTTTTAAGATTCCTTGGGGTGTATTAATTTCTGTTTTTGAAAAAAACAATGTCACAATAACTGGAGGTAATTTAATTGGTGATCGATTTGAACATGATTACAGTCCATATAAAGATGCACATGGTATATCAAGAGATACACACGAGTGGCCAACTTTAATTACCATAGCAGGTTCAGAAAATATTCAAGTGAATCGCACCAACTTGAAAGCTTCTACGGGAGACTGTATAGTTATTGGAGCTGTTGGTGATGAAGGAAGTAGAACTAACCCTAATGCGTTATGGAATAAAAAAATTAGTATTGAAAACTGTGTAATTGATGAAGGTAGAAGAAATAACATTAGTATAACAGATGGAGAAGATATTACCATTAAAAACAACCAAATCAAAAATACTGGTTTAGGTGAAGTTTTACGTGATGACAACGGAAATATTATTTACAATTCCTCAGGAACAAACCCTAAATATGGAATAGATATTGAGCCTTATATTGAATACAGTAGCTTTAATTTCGATTCCGCTATTAAATATGAATGGGTAGAAAATGTTTCCATAGATAATAATACATTCACTAACAATCAAAATGGTAGTATCATTGTTTTTACTGGTGATAAAGTTAATATTAATGGAAATGTATCTGATCATTCTATAGCTCAAAGACATACAAGAAGAAGCTCTATTACCAATAATACTATAGAAGCTAGAGACAATGTAAAAGGTACTAGAATAGGAATACAAACTAGTGATTTTAGACTTTATACCGATTTTGTTGGAGGTAATCTACAGCAGTATGCCATAGAAAATCATGTTGGTAATAATACAGTAAAAGGATTTGCTACAGGTATGAAAGTTTTTGGAGGTAGAGCTAATATTAGTCAAAACAAAGTAATTGATTGTAAGGTAGGTTTGATTATTGAAAAAGCTGAAGATGTTGAAGTTTTTGATAATACTTATACGAGCATAGAACCTAATAGTGCAGGTATTATTTTTGGTGTTTACAGTAATAACATCAAAATTCATGACGAAAAAGTTGATGTAGAAGGTCGATTTTTATTCGTTAATGGATTTAATAGACCTATACCAAACTTAACTAATGATTTTTCATCGTACACTACAGAAATTTCTAGATGTGTATTAAACGGAAAAAAAACATCTCGTATTTTTAATGCTGTCGGAATAAGTCTTATAAATAATACGATAAATACAGGTTTAGAGATCATAAAAAGTGATCGAATTAAGTTTAATCAAAATACGATTGATGCAAAAAATGTTACTGGTGTAATTGTAGATGAGTCTATCAATTCTACAATAATTAATAATAATTTTACATTGACAGATTCTTATGAATTAATCGAAATGAAGAATATACCTTCGGGTGCAAACAATACTGTTAGTGGAAATACAAGAAACTAA
- a CDS encoding right-handed parallel beta-helix repeat-containing protein — MKLRFYNIIILLISLSCSKDEVINVDQGDEDNNVPDEIVNTTPCNFTLKNVAPNTKLTINCVLDLKGETVNLPSGVELVFDKGQIINGVVNFESNGSIDGDLLNLSLSITGDAKLSNENFNFFGDRWEMKEGTVTNEVALENRKNLQKAIDLTSALGATKFSVEKIDVYFKITPIDETQPYGNTIEHTILLPSNFHLSLHEETVFRVQPNAFPWYSLMTIDKKENVKISGGNFIGDRYEHDYVPFFDRHGLKRSTHEWGVLLLVRGSENINIDNITLKSSIADGLITGSEGHRIYPETVWNKKVSLTNSIVSDNRRNNISITDGEDILIEGNEILDAGIGETLKDNDGNTIYSSAGVAPRFGLDVEPFVGYDDFSFESRKTYEWVENVIIRNNIFKGNEAGSIIVYTGDNVLIDGNFSDHVIAQNNTSGSKIINNTLEARDDVRGRIGISTSDYRKFIDFDGGTLKQYATGNDVKNNTIRNFFGGYNIRGNNAEVSGNTVEGATVCLLINKAENIKVHDNTYTSGAIASKAIRLTDYANNIEIYNEKFTLSNGFYLESIDFNMPNDDFHLNVDNFKVTIRESEFNSFRGPTIKNSRGVEILKNKIYSTTLLKNVTDIKFNNNTSEVINLTYHGISLENTSNSEIKNNHFTVKKNVFEGIFQVDSSVNTNNIIVNNTVEFKEL; from the coding sequence ATGAAATTACGGTTTTATAATATAATTATTCTTTTAATTAGCTTGTCTTGCTCAAAAGATGAAGTTATTAATGTTGATCAAGGAGATGAAGATAACAATGTACCAGATGAAATTGTAAATACTACACCTTGTAACTTTACACTAAAAAATGTAGCCCCTAATACCAAACTTACAATTAATTGTGTCTTAGATTTAAAAGGAGAAACAGTAAACCTTCCTTCTGGTGTTGAATTAGTTTTTGATAAAGGACAAATTATTAATGGTGTTGTTAATTTCGAATCTAATGGTAGTATTGACGGAGATTTATTAAACCTATCGTTAAGCATTACAGGAGATGCAAAACTAAGTAACGAAAACTTTAACTTTTTTGGCGATCGCTGGGAAATGAAAGAAGGTACTGTTACCAACGAAGTAGCACTAGAAAATAGAAAGAATTTACAAAAAGCTATTGATCTTACCAGTGCTTTAGGGGCTACTAAATTTTCTGTAGAAAAAATAGACGTGTATTTTAAAATTACACCAATTGATGAAACTCAACCTTATGGAAATACTATAGAGCATACCATTCTTTTACCATCTAACTTTCATTTAAGTTTACATGAAGAAACTGTGTTTAGAGTACAACCTAATGCATTTCCTTGGTATAGTTTAATGACCATCGATAAAAAAGAAAATGTTAAGATTTCTGGAGGTAATTTTATAGGAGATCGATACGAACATGATTATGTTCCTTTTTTCGACAGGCATGGTCTTAAAAGAAGCACGCACGAATGGGGTGTATTACTATTAGTTCGGGGTTCAGAAAATATTAATATTGATAATATCACCTTAAAATCTTCTATTGCCGATGGATTAATTACAGGATCGGAAGGACATAGAATTTATCCTGAAACAGTTTGGAATAAAAAGGTAAGTCTTACCAACAGTATTGTTTCTGATAATAGAAGAAATAATATTAGTATTACTGATGGTGAAGATATTTTAATTGAAGGTAATGAAATTTTAGACGCTGGAATAGGAGAAACCCTTAAGGATAATGATGGAAATACTATATACTCGTCTGCAGGAGTAGCTCCTAGGTTTGGATTAGATGTTGAACCTTTTGTTGGTTATGATGATTTTTCTTTTGAATCTAGAAAGACATACGAATGGGTAGAAAATGTAATTATCAGAAATAACATTTTTAAAGGTAATGAAGCTGGTAGTATAATTGTTTATACAGGTGATAATGTTTTAATTGATGGTAATTTTTCTGATCATGTTATTGCACAAAACAATACTTCTGGTTCTAAAATCATCAATAATACCTTAGAAGCAAGAGATGATGTAAGGGGAAGAATAGGGATTTCCACTAGTGATTACAGAAAATTTATTGATTTTGACGGAGGTACTTTAAAGCAATATGCAACTGGAAATGATGTTAAAAATAATACCATAAGAAATTTTTTTGGAGGCTATAATATAAGAGGAAATAATGCTGAAGTATCTGGAAATACAGTTGAAGGCGCTACAGTTTGTTTACTGATAAATAAAGCTGAAAACATTAAAGTACATGATAACACTTATACATCTGGTGCCATAGCCTCTAAAGCAATTCGTTTAACGGATTATGCTAACAACATCGAAATTTATAACGAAAAATTCACATTATCGAATGGTTTTTATTTAGAATCTATTGATTTTAATATGCCTAATGATGATTTTCATTTGAATGTAGATAACTTCAAAGTTACCATAAGAGAAAGCGAATTCAACTCTTTTAGAGGACCAACTATAAAGAATTCAAGAGGTGTAGAAATCTTAAAAAACAAAATATATAGTACAACTCTACTGAAAAATGTAACCGATATTAAATTTAATAATAATACTTCAGAAGTTATTAACCTTACTTATCATGGTATAAGTTTAGAAAACACTTCTAACTCAGAAATTAAAAACAATCATTTTACTGTAAAAAAGAATGTTTTTGAAGGCATATTTCAAGTTGACTCTAGTGTAAATACGAATAATATCATTGTTAATAATACTGTTGAATTTAAAGAATTATAA
- a CDS encoding energy transducer TonB — protein MKTKFSILLLLFSVLIYAQKTETCDTPEDDPLLDLNSITKCTIEKSDDKKKNKKVSFQVTSRRRIKRKKDLVKGVNNNFSKKISEVKKNTQIVNSLTIKKVDNGTAISFFNVDEIPLFKSCEDIAIMKQNKCFKSEITEHIKNNFQYPNRSYNKGIQGRVLVNFIINKEGNIEISNTLFPYKGEELRDEANRIVNKLPTFIPGKQSGVKVNVQYTLKIMFDIPGVKKTNIRNKTKTINLDEVYTFDELQRTPTFKECFSSFDDSFDCFANELKKHVIKNFAYPVEALDNNIEGVVYVSFIINSEGDVVNIKAKGPNDGKVLETAAKRLVEKLPKLKAGYKDNKRVNTKYQFPIEFYLND, from the coding sequence TTGAAAACAAAATTCTCTATTCTTCTATTGTTATTTTCTGTGTTAATATATGCTCAAAAAACTGAAACCTGTGATACGCCAGAAGATGATCCGCTTTTAGATTTAAATAGTATTACTAAATGTACTATTGAGAAAAGTGATGATAAGAAAAAAAACAAAAAAGTATCATTCCAAGTTACTTCAAGACGCAGGATCAAAAGAAAAAAAGATTTAGTTAAAGGTGTAAACAACAACTTTTCAAAGAAGATTTCAGAAGTTAAAAAAAACACGCAAATTGTAAACAGTCTAACTATAAAAAAAGTAGATAATGGTACTGCAATCTCTTTCTTTAATGTAGATGAAATTCCTTTATTTAAATCTTGTGAAGATATTGCTATAATGAAACAAAACAAGTGTTTCAAAAGTGAAATTACAGAACATATCAAAAACAATTTTCAATACCCTAACCGATCGTACAACAAAGGAATTCAGGGTAGAGTTTTAGTTAATTTCATTATCAATAAAGAAGGAAATATTGAAATTTCAAATACACTTTTCCCATACAAAGGAGAAGAACTAAGAGACGAAGCAAACAGAATTGTAAATAAATTACCAACGTTTATTCCAGGAAAGCAAAGTGGAGTTAAAGTTAATGTTCAATACACTTTAAAAATAATGTTTGATATTCCTGGAGTTAAAAAAACAAATATTAGAAATAAAACTAAAACTATAAATCTTGACGAAGTTTACACTTTTGATGAACTTCAAAGAACTCCTACATTTAAAGAATGTTTCTCTAGTTTCGATGATTCTTTTGATTGCTTTGCTAATGAATTAAAAAAACATGTGATTAAAAATTTTGCTTATCCTGTAGAAGCACTTGATAATAATATAGAAGGAGTAGTTTATGTTTCTTTTATAATTAATTCAGAAGGAGATGTAGTAAACATAAAAGCAAAAGGTCCGAATGATGGTAAAGTTCTAGAAACCGCTGCTAAAAGGTTAGTTGAAAAACTTCCAAAACTAAAGGCTGGATATAAAGACAATAAAAGAGTAAATACAAAATATCAATTCCCCATTGAATTTTATTTAAATGATTAA